A stretch of Paenibacillus sp. URB8-2 DNA encodes these proteins:
- a CDS encoding ABC transporter permease, translated as MNKFKKIFATDSYIVPLVAILLGFLVGAIVMLIGGYDPIAAYGALFKRVFGSPYDFGEAIREMTPLMLTGLSVAFAFRSGLFNIGADGQVLIGMTAASLIGIKWAGLPLFLLVPLAVIGAGLCGGLWAGIAGYLKAKRGINEVITTIMLNWIALFLANYIVRNFLLIPGQNRSEDIPASISMTFLNSFFDNARLHWGTIIALAAAVFFYIYLWKTKQGFEMRAVGLNPHAAEYAGMNVGRNVMKSMFIAGVFAGLAGAGEVLGVFHYQAVFAGSPGYGFDGIAVALLGLTHPFGVILAAILYGMLTYGSAGMSFNADVPPELIRIVIGSIIFFIAAQGIVRWVLKPFYFKRKKEKVL; from the coding sequence TTGGATTTCTGGTCGGCGCAATCGTTATGCTGATCGGAGGCTATGATCCAATCGCTGCCTATGGAGCCTTGTTCAAGCGCGTCTTCGGCAGCCCATATGATTTCGGCGAGGCAATCCGCGAAATGACGCCGCTGATGCTGACCGGTCTATCGGTAGCCTTTGCGTTCCGTTCCGGACTCTTTAATATCGGTGCAGACGGTCAGGTGCTGATCGGAATGACGGCGGCATCGCTCATCGGCATTAAATGGGCCGGATTGCCCTTGTTCCTTTTGGTTCCCCTTGCGGTTATCGGAGCCGGCTTGTGCGGCGGACTTTGGGCCGGTATTGCCGGTTACCTGAAAGCCAAGCGCGGCATCAACGAAGTTATCACAACGATTATGCTGAACTGGATTGCCCTTTTTCTGGCCAACTACATTGTCCGCAACTTTTTGCTGATTCCGGGGCAGAATCGGTCCGAGGATATTCCGGCTTCCATATCAATGACCTTTTTAAATTCATTCTTTGATAACGCTCGCCTTCACTGGGGAACGATTATCGCGCTGGCGGCGGCGGTGTTCTTCTACATTTATTTGTGGAAGACGAAGCAGGGCTTTGAGATGCGGGCTGTAGGCCTTAATCCCCATGCCGCCGAGTATGCGGGGATGAATGTTGGACGAAACGTCATGAAATCGATGTTTATTGCCGGAGTCTTCGCGGGACTCGCCGGAGCCGGCGAGGTGCTTGGCGTATTTCACTACCAAGCCGTGTTTGCGGGATCGCCGGGCTACGGCTTTGACGGCATCGCAGTGGCGCTGCTGGGGCTTACACATCCTTTCGGTGTCATTCTGGCCGCGATTCTTTATGGAATGCTGACTTACGGGTCGGCGGGCATGAGCTTCAATGCGGACGTTCCGCCTGAGCTGATCCGCATCGTAATCGGTTCGATTATATTCTTCATCGCGGCACAGGGGATTGTGCGCTGGGTGCTTAAGCCCTTTTACTTCAAGCGCAAGAAAGAGAAGGTGTTATAG
- a CDS encoding ABC transporter permease: MDVLTLLGQMLNTTLVFSTALIFAALGGIFSERSGVVNIGLEGLMMFGAFAAAVGGYYAQDAGYAGMAPWIGVLCAMAVGVIGALIHAFASITFKADQTISGTVINFLAAGSTLYLVKLLFEGAGETPLIDGFYKYKVPVLSEIPVLGPGLFNSYPTTYLAIILVIVVYYLLFKTPFGLRLRAVGEHPSAADTLGVNVNRMRYIGVMLSGMLAGIGGATITLTTTGTFAHNTISGQGFIAIAAMIFGKWNPLGAFGAAVFFGFSQAIRNYVQQFGWSQDIPQEFIYMIPYVLTIIVLVSAVGRSSAPSALGQPYDPSKR; encoded by the coding sequence ATGGATGTGCTGACGCTGCTAGGCCAAATGCTCAATACGACGCTTGTATTCTCCACAGCGCTCATTTTCGCCGCTCTGGGCGGCATCTTCTCCGAGCGTTCGGGCGTGGTGAACATCGGGCTTGAGGGTCTCATGATGTTCGGTGCCTTTGCCGCCGCCGTCGGCGGTTATTATGCCCAGGATGCGGGGTATGCCGGCATGGCTCCCTGGATCGGCGTGCTCTGCGCCATGGCCGTCGGCGTAATTGGGGCGCTTATTCATGCCTTCGCTTCCATAACGTTCAAAGCGGATCAGACGATCAGCGGTACGGTAATCAACTTCCTTGCCGCGGGCAGTACGCTTTATCTTGTTAAGCTGCTGTTCGAAGGGGCGGGGGAAACGCCGCTGATCGACGGGTTCTATAAATACAAGGTGCCGGTGCTTTCTGAAATTCCGGTGTTGGGACCCGGCTTGTTTAATAGTTACCCTACAACCTACTTGGCGATCATTCTGGTGATTGTGGTGTATTACCTCCTGTTCAAAACGCCGTTCGGTCTTCGTCTCCGGGCGGTCGGCGAGCATCCGAGTGCAGCAGACACGCTTGGGGTTAACGTCAACCGGATGCGGTATATCGGCGTTATGCTAAGCGGCATGTTAGCCGGTATCGGCGGAGCGACGATTACACTTACGACGACAGGCACCTTCGCCCACAATACGATTTCCGGGCAGGGCTTTATCGCCATTGCGGCCATGATTTTCGGCAAGTGGAATCCGCTTGGCGCGTTCGGCGCGGCCGTGTTCTTCGGATTCTCGCAGGCGATCCGCAATTACGTTCAACAATTTGGATGGTCTCAGGATATCCCCCAGGAATTTATCTACATGATCCCTTACGTGCTGACCATTATTGTCCTTGTGAGCGCGGTCGGCCGCTCCTCGGCTCCGTCGGCGCTGGGGCAGCCTTACGATCCAAGCAAACGATAA
- a CDS encoding GNAT family N-acetyltransferase, which yields MIRYRRPKQDDEIIHRLIETELVPLSHLPAKVLNQVKKELPGRLGRGVTLVASRDYDSDPLGFVHFMLHGDLLYIDMLAVHSSAKRKRWGNLLMDRAERFALSRGCRRSKVAVDIGNAGGLAFYEKLGYSVVRYSSQGMCYEMEKHLQATGI from the coding sequence GTGATCCGATACCGCAGACCCAAACAGGACGATGAGATTATTCACCGGTTGATCGAGACCGAGCTTGTGCCATTGTCCCATCTGCCCGCAAAAGTGCTGAACCAGGTCAAAAAAGAACTCCCTGGCCGGCTCGGACGGGGAGTGACGCTTGTGGCGAGCCGCGATTACGACAGCGACCCGCTGGGTTTTGTCCATTTTATGCTGCACGGAGATCTGCTGTATATCGATATGCTTGCCGTCCACTCGTCTGCGAAGAGGAAACGCTGGGGAAATTTGCTCATGGACCGGGCGGAGCGGTTTGCATTATCACGCGGATGCCGGCGATCCAAAGTGGCTGTAGACATCGGGAATGCCGGCGGGCTCGCTTTTTATGAAAAGCTGGGCTACTCCGTAGTCCGATATTCGTCGCAGGGCATGTGCTACGAGATGGAGAAACATTTACAGGCGACAGGCATTTGA